The following coding sequences are from one Selenomonas sputigena ATCC 35185 window:
- a CDS encoding ABC-F family ATP-binding cassette domain-containing protein, which translates to MISTSGLTLQFGKRVLFKDVSIKFTPGNCYGIIGANGAGKSTFLRVLAGDIEPSKGSVDITPGERLAVLKQDHYAFDEVEVLRTVMLGHERLVAIMDEKDALYQKEDFSDADGMRASELEAEFADMNGWDAEPEAERLLNGLGIEPSKHHKKMADLTDKEKVRVLLAQALFGSPDVLLLDEPTNHLDIESINWLEAFLDDFPNTVIVVSHDRHFLNEVCTYIADVDFGSIQLYAGNYDFWLKSSQLALQMAKDANKKKEEKIKELQTFIQRFSANASKSKQATSRKKLLEKITLDDIKPSSRRYPYIAFTPDREAGDQLLQVSGLTKTIDGEKVLNNVSFTLKKGDKVAFVGPNSVGKTALFEILMGNMEADAGTFKWGVTTTQAYLPKDNNEFFDDVDLNLVDWLRQYSRDPDESFVRGFLGRMLFSGEESQKKAKVISGGERVRCMLSRMMLSGANVLLLDEPTNHLDLESITALNDGLIAFSGTVLFVSHDHEFIQTVANRIIDITPEGVVDRVTTYDEFLENETVRQQLEEKYGKKS; encoded by the coding sequence ATGATTAGTACAAGCGGACTGACGCTGCAGTTTGGCAAGCGCGTTTTGTTCAAGGATGTAAGCATCAAGTTCACGCCGGGCAACTGCTATGGCATCATCGGCGCGAACGGCGCGGGCAAGTCGACGTTTCTGCGCGTCCTTGCGGGCGACATCGAGCCGTCGAAAGGCTCGGTCGACATTACGCCAGGCGAGCGCCTTGCCGTGCTCAAGCAGGATCACTACGCCTTCGACGAGGTCGAGGTTTTGCGCACGGTCATGCTCGGTCACGAGCGTCTCGTCGCCATCATGGATGAGAAGGATGCGCTCTATCAGAAGGAGGACTTCTCCGATGCCGACGGCATGAGGGCCTCGGAACTTGAGGCGGAGTTCGCCGACATGAACGGATGGGATGCAGAGCCTGAGGCGGAGCGCCTCTTAAACGGCCTCGGCATCGAGCCTTCGAAGCATCACAAGAAGATGGCAGATCTTACGGACAAGGAGAAGGTGCGCGTGCTCTTGGCGCAGGCGCTTTTCGGCAGTCCCGATGTGCTGCTCCTCGATGAGCCGACAAACCATCTCGACATCGAGTCGATCAACTGGCTCGAAGCCTTCCTCGATGACTTCCCGAACACGGTCATCGTCGTCTCGCATGACCGCCATTTCCTCAATGAGGTCTGCACCTATATCGCTGACGTGGACTTCGGATCGATTCAGCTCTATGCGGGCAACTATGATTTCTGGCTCAAGTCGAGCCAGCTCGCCCTGCAGATGGCGAAAGATGCGAACAAGAAGAAAGAGGAGAAGATCAAGGAGCTGCAAACCTTCATTCAGCGCTTCAGCGCCAACGCATCGAAGTCGAAGCAGGCGACCTCGCGCAAGAAGCTGCTCGAAAAGATCACACTCGACGACATCAAGCCTTCCTCGCGCCGCTATCCGTACATCGCCTTCACGCCCGACCGCGAGGCGGGCGACCAGCTGCTGCAGGTCAGCGGCCTGACGAAGACGATCGACGGCGAGAAGGTGTTGAACAACGTGAGCTTCACGCTCAAGAAGGGAGACAAGGTCGCCTTCGTCGGTCCGAATTCCGTGGGCAAGACGGCGCTCTTCGAGATCCTCATGGGTAATATGGAGGCGGATGCGGGCACGTTCAAATGGGGCGTGACGACGACGCAGGCGTACTTGCCGAAGGACAACAACGAATTTTTCGATGACGTCGACCTGAACCTCGTCGACTGGCTGCGCCAGTATTCGCGCGACCCGGACGAGTCGTTTGTGCGCGGCTTTTTGGGGCGCATGCTCTTTTCGGGTGAGGAGAGTCAGAAGAAGGCGAAGGTCATCTCGGGCGGCGAGCGCGTGCGCTGCATGTTGTCGCGCATGATGCTTTCGGGCGCGAACGTGCTGCTTCTCGACGAGCCGACGAACCACCTCGACTTGGAGTCCATCACGGCATTGAACGACGGACTGATCGCCTTTTCGGGCACGGTACTTTTCGTTTCGCACGACCACGAGTTTATTCAGACGGTCGCAAATCGCATCATCGACATCACGCCTGAGGGCGTTGTCGACCGCGTGACGACATACGATGAATTCCTGGAAAACGAGACGGTGCGCCAGCAGCTCGAAGAAAAGTACGGCAAGAAGAGCTAA
- a CDS encoding ABC1 kinase family protein, with translation MFAKAFREAWRKEDQGSATRLREMVEVLRARDIVHGITPEKLRLILEDLGPTFVKLGQIMSMRPDFLPQEYCDELMKLQTEANPLPFSVIEKVIEQEYQRRWTRIFRSIDEEALGSASIAQVHCAVLLDGEKVVIKVQRPGVHDIMSKDIVLLKRAAGILKILGPAQDVVDFSMVLDELWAIAKQEMDFVMEANHIEEFRHANQDADFVSCPKVYRHLTTQHVLVMEYVDGIQIDDVAGLKAAGIDARRIGERLGENYVKQIVEDGYFHADPHPGNIWVRGGKIVWLDLGMMGRLSNKDRAAIRKAIFALAQHDVFEMKAAVLSLGVPQERIDHARLYQDIDALIAQYGDLDFRSLKMGILSRQIMNVLRSHHIAIAPGISMFCRGVMTIEGVMRLVCPEVSFVEILARSMELSFAKGFNWREEAGKAKREGYILLRKSLQLPEQISDILKMTLSGQTKVNLELTGADEPLARLNKMINKLIIALLSAALLLGSSTICTTQMTPKIMEIPFLGVLGYLAAIVLSARLLWSILRGH, from the coding sequence ATGTTCGCAAAGGCTTTTCGCGAAGCGTGGCGCAAGGAGGATCAAGGCTCGGCGACGCGTCTGCGCGAGATGGTTGAAGTCCTGCGCGCGCGCGACATCGTGCATGGCATAACGCCCGAGAAGCTGCGGCTGATCTTGGAAGATCTCGGACCGACTTTCGTGAAACTCGGGCAGATCATGAGCATGCGTCCGGACTTTCTGCCGCAGGAATACTGCGATGAACTTATGAAACTGCAGACGGAGGCGAACCCCCTGCCGTTTTCCGTCATAGAGAAGGTCATCGAGCAGGAGTATCAGCGTCGCTGGACGCGCATCTTCCGCTCGATTGATGAAGAAGCGCTGGGTTCAGCTTCGATTGCGCAGGTGCACTGCGCGGTGCTCCTGGACGGTGAGAAGGTCGTCATCAAGGTGCAGCGACCAGGCGTGCACGACATCATGAGCAAGGACATCGTGCTCTTGAAGCGCGCGGCGGGCATCTTGAAGATCCTTGGCCCTGCGCAGGACGTCGTGGATTTCAGCATGGTGCTCGATGAGCTTTGGGCGATCGCCAAGCAGGAGATGGATTTCGTCATGGAGGCGAACCACATCGAGGAGTTCCGCCATGCGAATCAGGATGCCGACTTCGTAAGCTGTCCCAAGGTCTATCGCCATCTGACGACGCAGCACGTTCTCGTCATGGAGTACGTCGACGGCATACAGATTGACGATGTGGCGGGACTCAAGGCGGCGGGCATCGACGCGCGGCGCATCGGCGAGCGGCTCGGCGAAAATTACGTCAAGCAGATCGTCGAGGATGGTTACTTCCACGCCGACCCGCATCCGGGGAACATCTGGGTGCGCGGCGGCAAGATCGTCTGGCTCGACCTCGGCATGATGGGGCGTTTGTCGAACAAGGATCGCGCGGCAATCCGCAAGGCGATCTTCGCTCTGGCGCAGCATGACGTCTTCGAGATGAAGGCGGCGGTGCTCTCGCTCGGCGTGCCGCAGGAGCGCATCGACCATGCGAGACTCTACCAGGACATCGACGCGCTGATCGCGCAGTACGGCGATCTCGATTTCCGCTCGCTGAAGATGGGTATACTCTCGCGCCAGATCATGAACGTGCTGCGCTCCCATCACATCGCGATCGCGCCGGGCATCAGCATGTTCTGCCGCGGCGTCATGACGATTGAAGGCGTCATGCGCCTCGTATGCCCCGAGGTCAGCTTCGTCGAGATTCTGGCGCGCAGCATGGAACTGAGCTTTGCGAAGGGATTCAACTGGCGTGAGGAAGCCGGCAAGGCGAAGCGCGAGGGCTACATCCTCTTGCGCAAGTCCCTGCAGCTGCCCGAGCAGATCTCGGACATCCTGAAGATGACGCTGAGCGGGCAGACGAAGGTCAACCTTGAGCTGACGGGCGCCGATGAGCCGCTCGCGAGGCTCAACAAGATGATCAACAAGCTCATCATCGCCCTTCTGAGTGCGGCGCTTCTCCTTGGTTCAAGCACGATTTGCACGACGCAGATGACGCCGAAGATCATGGAGATACCGTTCCTGGGAGTCTTGGGCTATCTGGCGGCGATCGTGCTCTCGGCGCGGCTTCTGTGGAGCATATTGCGCGGTCATTGA
- the aroH gene encoding chorismate mutase, protein MRGIRGAITVEKDTKDEIFQAVKLMVMGMCRTNKIDPSDIGAAIFSATPDLKSAFPAAGARFLKGFDAVPLFDTLEPEIENSLPRCIRALLLVDTDKPQSEIRHIYLGGAISLRPDLQVEE, encoded by the coding sequence ATGCGTGGAATCAGGGGTGCGATCACGGTAGAAAAGGATACGAAGGACGAGATATTTCAGGCGGTGAAGCTCATGGTCATGGGCATGTGCCGCACGAACAAGATTGATCCTTCAGACATCGGAGCGGCGATTTTTTCCGCGACGCCCGATCTCAAGTCGGCATTTCCGGCTGCGGGTGCGAGATTCTTGAAAGGGTTCGATGCAGTGCCGCTTTTTGACACGCTGGAGCCGGAGATCGAAAATTCTTTGCCGCGCTGCATACGGGCGCTCTTGCTCGTCGATACGGACAAGCCGCAGAGTGAGATTCGCCACATCTACCTGGGCGGCGCCATTTCGCTGCGCCCGGATCTTCAAGTGGAGGAGTAG
- a CDS encoding RidA family protein: MKKEIITENAPKAIGPYSQGVRTSGGFIFASGQIPLDPQTGELVAGGIAEQTERVLENLKAVLEAAECSLEDVVKTTVYLKDIEDFAAMNTVYAKYFKVCPPARVCVEVARLPKDALIEIDCVASEGQNYSY, from the coding sequence ATGAAAAAAGAAATCATCACGGAAAATGCGCCGAAAGCGATCGGCCCGTACTCGCAGGGAGTTCGCACGTCGGGCGGCTTCATCTTCGCTTCGGGGCAGATTCCGCTCGACCCACAGACGGGCGAACTCGTCGCGGGCGGCATTGCCGAGCAGACCGAGCGCGTGCTGGAAAATCTCAAGGCCGTTCTCGAAGCCGCTGAATGCTCTTTGGAAGATGTTGTTAAGACAACAGTCTATCTGAAGGACATCGAGGACTTCGCGGCGATGAACACGGTGTACGCGAAGTATTTCAAAGTTTGCCCGCCTGCACGCGTCTGCGTCGAGGTGGCGCGGCTGCCGAAGGACGCGCTCATTGAGATCGACTGCGTCGCTTCGGAAGGGCAGAATTATTCCTATTGA
- the rpmB gene encoding 50S ribosomal protein L28: MASVCEICAKGEMSGMNVSHSHLKTKRKWKPNIQRVRAIVNGETKHVNVCTRCLRSGKVERAI; this comes from the coding sequence ATGGCAAGTGTTTGCGAAATCTGTGCAAAGGGCGAGATGTCCGGCATGAATGTCAGCCATTCGCATTTGAAGACGAAGCGCAAGTGGAAGCCGAATATCCAGCGTGTACGCGCGATTGTGAACGGCGAGACGAAGCACGTCAACGTCTGCACGCGCTGCCTGCGCTCGGGCAAAGTCGAGCGTGCCATCTGA
- the nadE gene encoding NAD(+) synthase, which yields MLKIASAQMEIQPGRPDANTANILRQMEEAKANHADIVIFPEMAIPGYLLGDTWEQDAFLRDAEACAADVIAASEGIAVIFGSVAVDWTKKNNDGRPRKYNACFVASEGKLCHPEAMPYPFVIKTLLPNYREFDDTRHFFSLQKLARELGTTPKSLISPVSLKIRGRRWKIGCLLCEDGWSDNYETAPMKLLEEYEDLDFYVNISSSPYTLGKDEKRRRLFSAAAKAAGTPLIYVNNVGLQNNGKTVYTFDGASAVYSAEGLCVTAAPSYEEGLHYIDVEEIASLPARTPEKKTEIAQIYEALSYGVRNFLDSIDMKKVVVGASGGIDSAVAAALYTSVLGAENVLLVNMPSRFNSETTKDLAHALAKNLGCYYAVFPIEESVQHTMEQIAATPIELLKTGEKKTLAVSSFLAENIQARDRSSRILAALAAAFGGGFSCNANKAETSVGYSTLYGDQAGFLAALADLWKHQVYDLARYMNEHIFKREVVPQATIDIVPSAELSDAQNVDEGKGDPLLYPYHDYLFRAFVERWEKATPEDILDWYVKGTLEQQIGCEKGLVKKYFQTPKDFVADLERWWNLFSGLAVAKRIQAPPILAVSRRSYGFDHREAQNGAYYTRAYRNLKEALLK from the coding sequence TTGCTGAAAATCGCGTCCGCACAGATGGAAATACAGCCCGGACGGCCTGACGCCAATACCGCGAACATACTGCGCCAGATGGAAGAAGCGAAAGCGAATCATGCCGACATCGTCATCTTCCCCGAGATGGCGATTCCCGGCTATCTGCTCGGCGATACCTGGGAGCAGGACGCCTTCTTGCGCGACGCAGAGGCCTGCGCCGCCGACGTCATCGCCGCGTCTGAGGGCATCGCCGTCATCTTCGGCAGCGTCGCCGTCGATTGGACGAAGAAAAACAATGACGGCCGGCCGCGCAAGTACAACGCCTGCTTCGTCGCCAGCGAAGGAAAGCTCTGCCATCCCGAGGCAATGCCCTACCCCTTCGTCATCAAGACGCTCCTGCCGAACTATCGGGAGTTCGACGACACACGCCACTTCTTCAGCCTGCAGAAGCTCGCGCGCGAGCTGGGCACGACGCCCAAGAGTCTGATTTCTCCCGTCTCGCTGAAGATTCGCGGCAGACGCTGGAAGATCGGCTGCCTATTGTGTGAGGACGGCTGGAGCGACAATTACGAGACGGCGCCGATGAAGCTTCTCGAAGAATACGAGGATCTGGACTTCTACGTCAACATTTCCTCCTCCCCCTACACGCTCGGCAAGGACGAGAAGCGCCGGCGCCTCTTCTCCGCTGCAGCCAAGGCGGCAGGGACGCCGCTCATCTACGTCAACAACGTCGGCTTGCAGAACAACGGCAAGACTGTCTACACCTTCGACGGCGCGAGCGCCGTTTACAGCGCGGAGGGCTTATGCGTCACCGCCGCTCCATCCTACGAGGAAGGGCTGCACTATATCGACGTCGAGGAAATCGCCTCGCTTCCTGCCCGCACGCCCGAAAAGAAGACCGAAATTGCCCAGATTTACGAAGCACTTTCCTACGGCGTCAGAAATTTTCTCGACAGCATCGACATGAAGAAGGTCGTCGTCGGCGCCTCGGGCGGCATCGACTCCGCCGTCGCCGCTGCGCTCTATACGAGCGTCCTCGGCGCGGAAAACGTCCTGCTCGTCAACATGCCAAGCCGTTTCAACTCCGAGACGACGAAGGATCTCGCACACGCGCTCGCCAAAAACCTCGGCTGCTATTACGCCGTCTTCCCCATCGAGGAGTCCGTGCAGCACACGATGGAGCAGATTGCAGCGACACCCATCGAGCTTCTGAAGACGGGCGAAAAGAAGACGCTTGCCGTCTCCTCCTTCCTCGCCGAGAACATCCAGGCGCGCGACCGCAGCTCGCGCATCCTCGCCGCCCTCGCCGCAGCCTTCGGCGGCGGCTTCTCGTGCAACGCGAACAAGGCGGAGACGAGCGTCGGCTACTCGACGCTCTACGGCGACCAGGCGGGCTTCCTCGCCGCCCTCGCCGACCTTTGGAAGCATCAGGTCTACGACCTTGCACGCTACATGAACGAGCATATCTTCAAGCGCGAAGTTGTGCCGCAGGCGACGATCGACATCGTGCCGAGCGCCGAACTGTCCGATGCGCAGAACGTCGACGAGGGCAAGGGCGATCCGCTGCTCTATCCGTACCACGACTATCTGTTCCGTGCCTTCGTCGAGCGCTGGGAAAAGGCGACGCCCGAAGACATCCTCGATTGGTACGTCAAAGGCACGCTTGAGCAGCAAATCGGCTGCGAAAAAGGCCTCGTGAAGAAATATTTCCAGACCCCCAAGGACTTCGTCGCCGACCTCGAACGCTGGTGGAACCTATTTTCCGGTCTCGCCGTCGCCAAGCGCATCCAAGCGCCCCCGATCCTCGCCGTCAGCCGCCGCTCCTACGGCTTCGACCACCGCGAGGCGCAGAACGGCGCCTACTATACAAGAGCCTATCGAAATCTCAAGGAAGCGCTGCTGAAATGA
- a CDS encoding type II toxin-antitoxin system HicB family antitoxin codes for MSKYAFPAIFRWDEEEQVYDVTFPNIENCFTAGENQPEALENAADALALILCDMEDEHAVIPLPAPLDTLSAGEKGFVSLVAADTDAYREIIERENNPIKYARKQAGLNIKMLAELLGAPYRTVQEWNAGRRLPPPWVQRLIVEKIEANA; via the coding sequence ATGAGCAAATACGCTTTTCCTGCAATCTTTCGCTGGGATGAGGAAGAACAGGTCTATGACGTGACCTTCCCCAATATTGAGAACTGCTTCACCGCTGGTGAAAATCAGCCTGAGGCTTTGGAGAACGCCGCCGATGCACTCGCCCTGATCTTGTGCGATATGGAAGACGAGCACGCCGTCATCCCCCTGCCTGCCCCCCTCGACACTTTGTCTGCCGGCGAAAAAGGCTTCGTGAGCCTCGTCGCTGCTGACACCGACGCTTATCGGGAGATCATCGAGCGCGAAAACAATCCCATCAAATATGCACGCAAACAGGCAGGTCTGAACATCAAGATGCTGGCCGAGCTTCTGGGCGCTCCTTATCGTACGGTACAGGAGTGGAATGCCGGCCGCCGTCTGCCGCCGCCTTGGGTGCAGCGTCTCATCGTTGAGAAAATCGAAGCCAACGCCTGA
- a CDS encoding type II toxin-antitoxin system HicA family toxin: MKTSELLRILKNHACTMVEHGGRHDKYYSPITGRVFVVWRHKREIPTGTVQKILKQAGIQQP, encoded by the coding sequence ATGAAAACATCTGAGCTTTTGAGAATCCTCAAAAATCATGCTTGCACGATGGTCGAACATGGCGGCAGGCACGATAAATATTATAGTCCGATCACGGGGCGCGTATTCGTCGTTTGGCGGCACAAAAGGGAAATTCCGACTGGAACGGTGCAGAAAATTTTGAAACAAGCTGGAATCCAGCAGCCGTGA
- the ybaK gene encoding Cys-tRNA(Pro) deacylase: MNLWYNRICIRSSFLFEIADAETVSDMKGQKKTNAARILDGLSISYELREFPVDLDDLSAVHAAEMLRMPVEQVFKTLVARTDKAGVVMACIPGAAELDLKALAKAAASKKAEMVHLKEVLALTGYQRGGCSPLGAKKEYPVFLDASAKAWDKIAVSAGRRGEQIVLAPADLERAVHATTAQLTR; encoded by the coding sequence GTGAACCTATGGTATAATAGAATCTGCATCCGAAGCAGCTTTTTGTTTGAGATTGCGGATGCAGAAACGGTGAGCGATATGAAGGGGCAGAAGAAGACGAATGCGGCGCGGATTCTCGACGGGCTGTCGATTTCGTACGAGCTGCGGGAGTTTCCCGTCGACTTGGATGACCTCAGCGCCGTCCATGCGGCCGAGATGCTCCGTATGCCTGTGGAGCAGGTGTTCAAGACGCTCGTCGCCCGCACGGACAAGGCGGGCGTCGTCATGGCGTGCATTCCGGGCGCGGCGGAGCTTGATCTCAAGGCTCTCGCCAAGGCCGCCGCGAGCAAGAAGGCGGAGATGGTGCACCTCAAGGAAGTGCTTGCGCTCACGGGTTATCAGCGCGGCGGCTGCTCGCCGCTCGGTGCGAAGAAGGAGTATCCCGTGTTCCTCGACGCTTCGGCGAAAGCGTGGGACAAGATTGCCGTCAGCGCGGGCAGGCGCGGCGAACAGATCGTGCTCGCGCCCGCCGATTTGGAGCGTGCCGTCCATGCGACGACGGCGCAGCTGACGCGCTGA